The following nucleotide sequence is from Pandoraea thiooxydans.
TCACCGCCGCCTGGGCCATCGGGATGACCTCCACCGGCAGCGGAAACGCCCCCAGCACCGGCACCAGCTTGGACGCGTCGACCACGCAAACGAACTCGCGCGCGATCGACGCGACGATTTTCTCGCGTGTGAGCGCGCCACCGCCCCCCTTGATCATATGACCCTGCGCATCGATCTCATCGGCCCCGTCGACATACACCGGCAGGTTATCGACCTCGTTCAGATCCAGCACCGCGATGCCATGTGCGCGCAATCGCGCGGTACTGGCTTCAGAACTCGACACCGCGCCGCGATACCGGTCCTTGATCGCCGCCAGCGCGTCGATGAAACAGTTGGCCGTCGATCCGGTGCCCACGCCGATGACCGCACCGGATGCAACGTTCTGCTGCACGTAATCGGCCGCCGCTTGACCCACCAGCCGCTTGAGTTCATCCTGATTCATAGGGAGATTCGACAAAATTTGATAAAGTCTGAAGTTTACCGGAGCCGCCAAAGCGCTGCTCGTTTTTTACGCGCATCAGCCGCTTGCGCGTTGGGAGATGCCCCCCCTATGAATCAACTGGAACAGCTCAAACAGCACACCGTCGTAGTTGCCGACACTGGCGACTTCCAATTATTGCGCGCCTATACGCCGCGTGATGCGACGACCAATCCCTCGCTCATCCTGAAAGCCGTTCAGAAAGACGAGTACCGGCCGCTACTCGAGCGCACCCTGACGGATCACCGCGGATTGCCCGCACGCGACCTGATCGATCGTCTGCTGGTCGCATTCGGACGCGAAATTCTTGCGATCGTGCCGGGCCGGGTCTCCACCGAGGTCG
It contains:
- the rpiA gene encoding ribose-5-phosphate isomerase RpiA — its product is MNQDELKRLVGQAAADYVQQNVASGAVIGVGTGSTANCFIDALAAIKDRYRGAVSSSEASTARLRAHGIAVLDLNEVDNLPVYVDGADEIDAQGHMIKGGGGALTREKIVASIAREFVCVVDASKLVPVLGAFPLPVEVIPMAQAAVTRALAAQGGAPALRRTADGKPYLTDNGNVILDWSGLQIEDPVALETRVNQIPGVVTVGLFAQRGADICLMGTPQGVQRATYRA